Proteins from one Lonchura striata isolate bLonStr1 chromosome 6, bLonStr1.mat, whole genome shotgun sequence genomic window:
- the SLC25A29 gene encoding mitochondrial basic amino acids transporter isoform X2 translates to MMGLTFINAVVFGVQGNTLRALGKDTPLNQFLAGSAAGAIQCIICCPMELAKTRMQLQGTGEYKLKTKNYKNSLDCLIKIYQKEGLRGINRGMVSTFIRETPSFGFYFLTYDCMTRYLGCEAEDSYVIPKLLFSGGMSGIVSWLSTYPMDVVKSRLQADGVGGVAQYSGILDCARKSYHEEGWRVFTRGLTSTLLRAFPVNAATFATVTVFLMYMRSEDNLPECEPGPVIHQPSSL, encoded by the coding sequence ATGATGGGACTCACGTTCATTAACGCGGTGGTGTTCGGAGTGCAAGGAAACACCCTCCGTGCTCTGGGCAAAGACACTCCTCTGAACCAGTTCCTGGCAGGGTCAGCAGCAGGGGCCATCCAGTGCATCATCTGCTGTCCCATGGAGCTGGCAAAGACAAGGATGCAGCTTCAAGGAACAGGCGAATATAAACTAAAAACGAAGAACTACAAAAATTCTCTGGACTGTTTGATCAAAATCTATCAAAAGGAAGGGCTGAGGGGTATCAACAGGGGCATGGTTTCTACCTTCATAAGAGAAACTCCGAGCTTTGGCTTTTACTTCCTGACCTATGACTGCATGACTCGGTATTTAGGCTGTGAGGCTGAAGACAGTTACGTTATTCCCAAGCTGCTGTTTTCTGGAGGGATGTCGGGCATCGTGTCGTGGCTCTCCACCTACCCCATGGACGTGGTCAAGTCGCGGCTCCAGGCCGACGGCGTGGGCGGCGTCGCGCAGTACAGCGGCATCCTGGACTGCGCCCGCAAGAGCTACCACGAGGAGGGCTGGAGGGTGTTCACAAGAGGCCTCACCTCCACGCTTCTCCGTGCTTTTCCCGTCAATGCGGCTACATTTGCTACTGTCACTGTGTTCCTAATGTACATGAGATCAGAAGACAACCTTCCTGAATGTGAACCAGGTCCTGTAATCCATCAGCCTTCCAGCTTGTGA